Proteins from a single region of Thermosinus carboxydivorans Nor1:
- a CDS encoding HD-GYP domain-containing protein, whose protein sequence is MQFNIHPVNLIRALSLALELSAGGLSRHHWRTAYIANCLAEHIGLDGMQRLILVYATLLHDLGAASSWEERLRLPSMLTGAGGNIYAHAEAGYELLKDSVQLGMVAEPIRRHHDYWDGSSPSGLAGEDIPLISRIINLADRVEVLLHEDDFILNQRPAVLAAISSQSGSCFDPELVRAFHDFSSKESFWFDLVNRNHYQNFFRDIDDYGRMRFTIDDVINVAEVFATIIDRTSRFTGAHSRCVALVASFLAELKGYSADEVKAMRIAGLFHDLGKLAIPNAILEKRGKLSELEFAIIKQHTYYTYRILEQIDGFATIAEWAAYHHETLDGTGYPFRIDGKKLGLGSRIMAVADVFTALSEIRPYREPLPYQKVESIMRGMVNSRKLDAKITAELFDNGRQLYDLIQSMSSAYKP, encoded by the coding sequence ATGCAGTTTAACATTCATCCTGTTAATCTTATCCGGGCCCTGTCGCTGGCGCTGGAACTGTCTGCCGGCGGCTTATCCCGTCACCACTGGCGGACGGCATATATTGCCAATTGTTTGGCTGAGCATATCGGCCTTGACGGAATGCAGCGGTTAATTTTAGTTTACGCGACGCTGCTCCATGACTTGGGCGCTGCGTCCAGTTGGGAGGAAAGGCTTCGCCTGCCTTCAATGCTGACCGGTGCCGGCGGTAACATCTATGCCCACGCCGAAGCCGGTTATGAACTATTGAAAGACTCGGTTCAGCTGGGTATGGTGGCTGAGCCGATTCGCCGCCACCATGATTACTGGGACGGGTCGAGCCCTTCCGGGTTAGCCGGTGAGGACATTCCGCTTATTTCCCGAATTATTAATCTTGCCGACCGGGTAGAAGTCCTCTTGCACGAGGACGATTTTATCCTAAACCAGCGTCCCGCTGTTTTGGCCGCTATCAGCAGCCAGAGCGGCAGCTGTTTTGATCCCGAATTGGTGCGTGCTTTTCACGATTTTAGCTCGAAAGAAAGCTTTTGGTTTGACCTGGTTAATCGGAATCATTACCAAAACTTCTTCCGGGATATTGACGACTATGGCCGCATGCGGTTCACCATCGACGACGTAATTAATGTGGCCGAGGTTTTTGCCACCATCATTGACCGTACCAGCCGCTTCACGGGCGCTCACTCCCGCTGTGTGGCCCTTGTGGCCTCTTTTCTGGCCGAGCTCAAAGGCTACAGCGCCGACGAAGTAAAAGCTATGCGCATCGCCGGCTTGTTTCACGACCTTGGGAAGCTGGCCATCCCCAACGCCATTCTGGAGAAGCGGGGCAAACTGTCAGAGCTGGAATTTGCCATCATCAAGCAGCATACCTATTATACCTACCGGATTTTAGAGCAAATCGACGGCTTCGCTACCATCGCCGAATGGGCGGCCTATCATCACGAGACGCTGGACGGGACGGGGTATCCTTTCCGCATTGATGGGAAAAAACTGGGCCTCGGATCCCGCATTATGGCGGTGGCCGATGTGTTTACTGCCCTGAGCGAAATCCGTCCTTACCGCGAGCCCTTGCCATATCAAAAAGTAGAGAGTATTATGCGCGGTATGGTCAATAGCCGCAAACTGGATGCGAAAATCACAGCTGAACTTTTCGATAACGGAAGGCAATTGTACGATCTTATCCAAAGTATGTCCAGCGCCTATAAGCCATGA
- a CDS encoding DUF7305 domain-containing protein encodes MLNQKGSAAIMAIGVMIVLGLFAVAILPMVTNEVKFSKINSDAIEAQFAAEAGAKRAISAFNKQATDWSWLNSTQNLIKNVSNKTYVVTVNPVPVGSPSPGTYTVVSIGTVNGVSRKVAVEVTVSGGGKLNDGQGANSLIFDKAIFAGANLSLDQHANITGSIAANGTIFVDKHSTITGNKEENAGISPLPSYGSGGKFDPALYNKGAAFPWPSGGKYTLSQPLYYVSDNLTINKNTLLDVTTANGTTIIYVKGNVVIDQNVDIASGDNILLIAAGSVAISQNLNKNNSSYGNLVIVAQGNNNADKAVLIEQNTNITGGVYANGSIAIAQNADIAYSQEVINAFTLPGSGTGGVSVTWQ; translated from the coding sequence ATGCTTAACCAGAAAGGCTCTGCGGCAATTATGGCCATCGGAGTAATGATTGTTTTAGGCCTTTTCGCCGTTGCCATCCTGCCAATGGTAACAAATGAAGTAAAATTTAGCAAGATTAATAGCGATGCAATCGAGGCGCAGTTTGCAGCGGAAGCCGGTGCCAAAAGGGCAATAAGCGCGTTTAACAAGCAGGCAACGGACTGGAGCTGGTTGAACTCCACACAAAACCTCATAAAAAATGTTTCAAATAAAACATATGTTGTGACTGTAAACCCTGTTCCTGTGGGCAGTCCTTCGCCAGGGACTTATACTGTTGTGTCCATAGGTACAGTGAACGGAGTAAGCCGGAAAGTTGCCGTTGAAGTCACGGTTTCGGGCGGCGGAAAACTCAATGACGGTCAAGGTGCTAACTCTTTGATATTTGATAAAGCAATTTTTGCCGGTGCCAATCTGTCATTAGATCAACATGCTAATATAACTGGTTCAATTGCGGCTAATGGGACAATTTTTGTTGATAAACATAGTACCATAACAGGCAACAAAGAAGAAAATGCGGGCATATCACCCTTGCCTAGTTATGGTTCTGGCGGCAAGTTTGACCCGGCGCTATATAACAAGGGCGCGGCGTTTCCCTGGCCGTCAGGGGGGAAATATACGCTCAGCCAGCCGCTTTATTATGTAAGCGATAACCTGACAATTAATAAAAATACATTGCTTGATGTCACTACCGCAAATGGCACGACTATTATCTATGTGAAAGGCAATGTTGTAATTGACCAAAATGTCGACATTGCCAGCGGTGACAATATACTTCTAATTGCTGCTGGCAGTGTGGCAATAAGCCAAAACTTGAATAAAAACAATTCTTCTTACGGCAACCTGGTTATTGTTGCCCAAGGTAACAATAACGCCGATAAAGCAGTTTTAATAGAGCAAAACACCAACATAACGGGTGGAGTATATGCAAATGGTTCTATTGCGATTGCCCAAAACGCAGACATTGCTTATTCGCAGGAGGTAATTAACGCTTTCACACTGCCGGGTTCAGGTACAGGCGGCGTAAGCGTTACGTGGCAATAA
- the citG gene encoding triphosphoribosyl-dephospho-CoA synthase CitG, whose product MLADQLVLSDILTAKEQRRSRQEALRAEYGTPIISITVNIPGPVKDRPEVRRLCDYAVAAVRRRCDVLAVSRLNLVTGPEALIALRGDAHAIKDVCIAIEEEEPFGRLLDLDVFTAAGQLVSRQDAGKARQCFVCSRPAVLCMRERRHSPAELAAAVDELLIRFVAYETRAVSPRAEKIGALAVEAMLYEVACTPAPGLVDRNNAGAHRDMDFFTFMASTAALSLTMARCAEAGLRHGGSLPELLPVLRRIGREGEQSMLTATRGVNTQKGLLFSLGIVVAAAGWLVQRRQPVAPAAVLAAAAEMVDGIVARELGSVAAKPAAKLTAGERLYRDYGITGIRGEMERGLPAVRDYGLPALRQALAAGLSVNDALVETLMVLMAHVEDTTVMNRHNPDILRQWLRPRVTAFLAAGGMYAADGRARVAALDEEFIAHNVSPGGAADLLAVTWFLHRLEEVGRSLDE is encoded by the coding sequence ATGTTGGCAGACCAGCTTGTTTTATCAGATATTCTCACCGCCAAAGAGCAGCGCCGCTCTCGCCAGGAAGCGCTGCGCGCAGAGTACGGCACGCCTATAATCAGTATTACGGTCAATATTCCCGGTCCGGTCAAGGACCGGCCGGAAGTGCGCCGCCTGTGCGACTACGCGGTCGCCGCTGTCCGGCGGCGGTGCGATGTGCTGGCGGTCAGCCGGCTTAACTTGGTCACCGGGCCGGAGGCACTGATTGCCCTGCGCGGTGACGCTCACGCCATTAAGGATGTCTGCATAGCGATCGAAGAAGAGGAACCGTTTGGCCGCCTGCTGGATCTCGATGTATTTACCGCCGCCGGACAGCTCGTGTCCCGTCAGGATGCGGGAAAGGCGCGCCAATGTTTTGTCTGCAGCCGTCCGGCGGTGCTATGCATGCGCGAGCGGCGCCATTCGCCGGCGGAACTGGCGGCGGCGGTGGACGAGCTGTTAATCCGGTTTGTCGCCTACGAGACACGGGCGGTCAGTCCCCGGGCTGAAAAGATCGGGGCGCTGGCCGTAGAGGCGATGTTGTATGAAGTGGCCTGCACGCCGGCGCCGGGTCTGGTAGACAGAAACAACGCCGGCGCGCACCGGGATATGGATTTTTTCACCTTTATGGCCAGTACGGCCGCGCTTAGCTTGACGATGGCTCGCTGCGCCGAAGCGGGCCTGCGCCATGGCGGATCTTTACCGGAGCTACTACCTGTACTGCGGCGCATTGGTCGGGAAGGTGAACAATCGATGCTGACGGCCACGCGCGGCGTTAATACGCAAAAAGGCCTACTGTTTTCCCTGGGGATTGTTGTTGCCGCTGCCGGCTGGCTAGTTCAGCGACGGCAGCCGGTAGCGCCCGCTGCCGTCCTGGCAGCGGCGGCCGAAATGGTGGACGGCATTGTCGCGCGGGAACTAGGGAGTGTGGCGGCCAAGCCGGCGGCGAAGCTAACGGCCGGTGAACGGCTGTATCGTGACTATGGCATTACCGGCATTCGCGGCGAAATGGAGCGGGGCTTGCCGGCCGTGCGCGATTACGGGCTTCCTGCGCTAAGGCAGGCGCTGGCGGCGGGGCTAAGCGTTAACGATGCGCTGGTTGAAACCTTGATGGTGCTTATGGCCCATGTTGAGGATACAACAGTGATGAACCGGCATAACCCCGATATCTTGCGGCAGTGGCTGCGGCCGCGGGTGACGGCCTTTCTGGCCGCCGGCGGCATGTACGCGGCTGATGGCCGGGCGCGGGTCGCGGCGCTTGACGAGGAATTTATTGCCCATAACGTTAGCCCTGGCGGCGCTGCCGATCTGCTAGCCGTTACCTGGTTCCTCCACCGCCTGGAAGAGGTTGGGCGATCTCTTGACGAATGA
- the splB gene encoding spore photoproduct lyase, translating to MEPFLPKRVFFEPKALDYSLGRRLYDFFRQKDIEVRMTASHNRVTGIPGKTASEGYREAKETLVVGVRKNGSFATCKPSAHYQLPLATSCPGMCEYCYLATTLGKKPYLRVYVNIEEILDQAQAYINERAPEITVFEGSATSDPIPTEYLTGALKRTIEFFGRQELGRFRFVTKYSQVESLLDAQHNGHTRFRFSLNAATIIDRYEHRTASMAERVEAAAKVARAGYPLGFIVAPIFVYPGWEEDYQAMFSALDAQLPLDARKGVTFEFISHRFTTRAKANVLDIFPHTTLPLNEETRKFKFGQFGYGKYVYTAEVMQAIKTFMQRQVAAYFPAAKTEYFV from the coding sequence TTGGAGCCTTTCCTCCCCAAGCGAGTTTTTTTTGAACCTAAGGCGCTCGACTATAGTCTGGGACGCCGGTTATATGACTTTTTCCGGCAAAAAGACATTGAGGTGCGTATGACGGCGTCGCATAACCGCGTAACGGGCATCCCCGGCAAGACGGCCAGCGAGGGCTACCGAGAGGCCAAGGAAACGTTGGTTGTCGGCGTCAGGAAAAACGGCAGCTTCGCCACCTGCAAGCCTTCGGCCCACTATCAGCTCCCCCTGGCGACCAGTTGCCCCGGCATGTGCGAATATTGTTATCTTGCCACGACGCTGGGCAAAAAGCCGTACTTGCGCGTTTACGTCAATATCGAGGAAATCCTCGATCAGGCGCAGGCGTATATTAACGAACGGGCGCCGGAAATTACCGTTTTTGAGGGGTCAGCCACCTCCGACCCTATCCCGACGGAATACCTTACCGGAGCCCTTAAGCGGACGATTGAGTTTTTCGGCCGGCAGGAGTTAGGGCGGTTTCGTTTTGTTACCAAATACAGCCAGGTCGAATCACTGTTAGATGCCCAACATAACGGGCACACGCGCTTTAGATTCAGCCTTAATGCGGCGACCATTATTGACCGCTATGAACACCGCACGGCCTCAATGGCCGAAAGGGTAGAAGCGGCGGCGAAGGTCGCCCGGGCCGGCTACCCGCTAGGGTTTATTGTTGCGCCGATCTTCGTTTATCCGGGCTGGGAAGAGGATTATCAGGCAATGTTTTCTGCCCTTGACGCCCAGCTGCCCCTTGACGCCCGGAAAGGCGTTACGTTTGAGTTTATCAGCCACCGTTTTACCACCCGGGCCAAAGCCAATGTCCTGGATATATTTCCCCATACCACCCTGCCTCTCAATGAAGAAACCCGCAAGTTTAAATTCGGCCAGTTTGGGTATGGCAAGTATGTGTATACTGCTGAGGTTATGCAGGCCATAAAAACCTTCATGCAGCGTCAGGTAGCCGCCTATTTTCCTGCGGCAAAGACGGAGTATTTCGTCTAG
- a CDS encoding YitT family protein has translation MSKRSTAKRTITKYVLLFIGAIIAAIGLEIFLIPNQIIDGGIIGISIMASHLTQMPLSLFIILFNLPFLYIGYIQIGRTFAFSTMFAICSLSFWVTVLRPIPGLTQDLFLASVFGGIILGIGVGLIIRYGGSLDGTEIIAIILDKRTGFSVGEIIMFFNVFILGSAGLVFSWDRAMYSMVAYFVAFKLIDITIEGLDESKGVIIVSDKAQEIAEVLMTRLGRGVTFLHGRGAYSGEAKNVLYSVITRLEISKLKSIIDEIDEDAFVTIHEVHEVMGGRFKKKAIH, from the coding sequence ATGTCTAAGCGCAGCACGGCAAAGAGGACAATAACAAAGTATGTATTATTATTTATCGGCGCCATTATTGCCGCTATTGGTCTGGAAATCTTTTTGATCCCCAACCAAATAATTGACGGTGGCATTATTGGCATCTCGATAATGGCCAGCCACTTGACGCAAATGCCGCTGAGTTTGTTTATCATTCTTTTTAATTTACCGTTTTTATATATCGGATACATACAGATTGGCAGGACGTTTGCATTTTCAACAATGTTTGCCATTTGCTCGCTGTCCTTTTGGGTAACAGTGTTACGACCCATCCCAGGATTAACGCAAGACTTGTTTCTCGCCTCCGTATTCGGCGGCATCATCCTGGGCATTGGCGTGGGACTAATCATCCGCTATGGCGGTTCGCTCGACGGTACGGAAATCATCGCCATTATTTTAGACAAGCGCACCGGCTTTTCTGTTGGCGAGATTATCATGTTTTTTAATGTGTTTATTTTGGGCAGCGCCGGACTGGTGTTTTCCTGGGATCGGGCAATGTATTCAATGGTAGCTTACTTTGTGGCGTTTAAGCTGATTGATATCACTATCGAGGGTCTCGATGAATCGAAAGGCGTTATTATTGTCTCGGATAAAGCGCAAGAAATAGCGGAAGTATTAATGACCCGGCTGGGTCGGGGTGTGACCTTTCTCCACGGCCGGGGCGCTTATTCCGGCGAAGCCAAAAATGTGCTGTACTCGGTAATAACCAGGCTGGAAATATCAAAGTTAAAATCAATCATCGATGAAATCGACGAAGATGCTTTCGTCACCATTCATGAGGTCCACGAAGTGATGGGCGGGCGATTTAAAAAGAAGGCCATCCATTAA
- a CDS encoding PilW family protein: MDQKGYTLVELVVGMAIMTIIMTGILGVLGVSVASYHYAQKRTYEVQQARIAINELVNDLQKATTITEPAKGATSSRAVYAIGSDNYTVEIGTGANAGCIVRNGNRITANIVKDITFERDSSDGRMMTVTVVLNNPENNSTGEFMLSTKVFSPNLTR, translated from the coding sequence GTGGACCAGAAAGGGTACACTTTGGTTGAACTGGTAGTCGGTATGGCCATTATGACGATAATAATGACTGGCATACTTGGGGTATTAGGCGTTTCTGTGGCATCGTATCATTATGCGCAAAAGCGGACTTATGAAGTCCAGCAGGCTCGAATAGCCATTAACGAACTTGTTAACGATTTGCAAAAAGCGACGACGATAACCGAGCCGGCAAAAGGAGCAACAAGCAGCCGTGCTGTTTACGCTATCGGTTCCGACAATTACACAGTGGAGATTGGTACTGGCGCAAATGCCGGCTGCATTGTCCGCAACGGCAACCGCATAACTGCCAATATAGTTAAAGATATTACTTTTGAGCGAGACAGCAGTGACGGTCGCATGATGACTGTTACTGTGGTATTAAATAATCCTGAAAACAATTCAACAGGTGAATTTATGCTAAGCACAAAGGTTTTTTCGCCAAACTTAACGCGTTAG